A genomic segment from Candidatus Korarchaeum cryptofilum OPF8 encodes:
- a CDS encoding MoaD/ThiS family protein produces MRIRFLGKPKEIMGGVIELNLGRATLREVLERLPEDVRKLITDGEKLKMIVLINGVSAESKGGLDAPVSQDDELTIMPEISGGSSHYFWFSGQRE; encoded by the coding sequence ATGAGGATAAGGTTCCTGGGGAAGCCTAAGGAGATCATGGGAGGAGTAATCGAGCTAAATTTAGGAAGGGCTACACTCAGAGAGGTGCTAGAGAGACTGCCCGAGGATGTGAGGAAGCTGATAACTGATGGAGAGAAGCTGAAGATGATAGTGCTGATAAATGGAGTCTCCGCTGAGTCCAAAGGCGGACTAGATGCCCCCGTATCCCAAGATGATGAGCTCACTATTATGCCCGAGATAAGCGGGGGCTCCTCCCACTATTTTTGGTTCAGCGGTCAAAGGGAGTAA
- a CDS encoding aldehyde ferredoxin oxidoreductase family protein, whose translation MRGGWTGKLLRVDLSKGKSLVQDLDPKVAVDFLGGRGFAVKTLWDELPRGTDPLSPENLLILSTGPLTGISMPSSGKLVVAAKSPLTGGYGDGNIGTRASVQLKKAGYDAVIISGKAEKPSILSIENDKVEIKDGRDLWGLDTYKAQEELERQYGKNSGILVIGPSGEKLVKFAVITSEKGRAGGRPGIGAVMGSKNLKAVVIRGSKEIPLADPKEVAKLGAESYKDIKSKDNYDFWVRQGTMATVEWANANAALPTYNMSEGVFDGYDKVGGNAMEKIYKIGQKGCPNCNMPCGNINEIKEGPYKGRDTEVDYENIAMLGPNLGIDNMNWALTLNLIADEAGVDTISLGSVLAFATEAMKRGLISEGDAGLKLDWGNGQAYVELAKKIVNKEGFGSILAEGVAYASHKIGKGSEKFAMHVKGLEISAYDCHAYIGMALAYGTSPIGAHHKDAWFISYEIREGRGVVSEERAKKLIWMQNVRGGFFESAAACRLPWVEVGYDLEWYPKFLKAATGLDYSWDDLQIIANRIYTLMRAFWVREKGGWNRSLDTPPAKWFEEPQTKGPLAGSKLNRDDYEKMLTWYYENRGWDQNGIPRKSTLRRLGLDWVIPELERVVSLNE comes from the coding sequence ATGAGGGGTGGATGGACCGGTAAGTTACTGAGGGTCGATCTCAGCAAGGGTAAGTCATTGGTCCAGGACCTAGATCCTAAAGTCGCCGTGGACTTCCTGGGAGGGAGAGGATTCGCGGTAAAAACTTTGTGGGATGAGCTCCCCCGGGGAACTGATCCTCTATCCCCTGAAAACTTATTGATACTCTCCACGGGCCCCCTCACTGGAATAAGTATGCCTAGCAGCGGGAAGTTGGTCGTCGCCGCTAAATCTCCCCTGACCGGGGGCTACGGGGATGGGAACATAGGGACGAGGGCATCCGTTCAGCTTAAGAAAGCTGGATACGATGCTGTAATAATATCGGGGAAAGCCGAGAAGCCATCTATTCTGAGCATAGAGAATGATAAAGTTGAGATAAAGGATGGTAGAGATCTATGGGGTCTCGATACTTACAAAGCCCAGGAAGAGCTCGAAAGGCAGTATGGGAAGAACTCCGGGATATTGGTCATAGGACCAAGTGGCGAGAAGCTCGTGAAATTCGCAGTGATAACTTCTGAGAAGGGAAGGGCGGGCGGAAGACCGGGAATAGGTGCTGTGATGGGCTCGAAGAACCTGAAGGCTGTAGTGATAAGGGGAAGCAAGGAGATCCCATTGGCAGACCCTAAGGAGGTAGCGAAGCTGGGAGCTGAGTCTTACAAAGACATAAAGTCCAAGGACAATTATGATTTCTGGGTGAGGCAGGGGACGATGGCTACTGTCGAGTGGGCGAATGCAAATGCTGCCCTACCGACTTACAACATGAGTGAGGGTGTTTTCGATGGTTACGATAAGGTGGGCGGCAATGCTATGGAGAAGATATACAAGATAGGGCAGAAGGGATGCCCGAATTGCAATATGCCCTGCGGGAACATAAATGAAATAAAGGAGGGTCCCTACAAGGGAAGAGATACTGAAGTGGATTACGAGAACATAGCGATGCTGGGGCCCAACTTGGGGATAGATAATATGAATTGGGCCCTCACTCTCAACTTGATCGCCGATGAAGCGGGAGTGGATACGATAAGCTTGGGAAGCGTGCTAGCATTCGCTACTGAAGCGATGAAGAGGGGCTTAATCAGCGAGGGAGATGCCGGCCTCAAGCTCGATTGGGGGAATGGGCAAGCTTATGTGGAACTGGCCAAGAAGATAGTGAATAAAGAAGGATTCGGATCTATTCTTGCTGAAGGAGTGGCTTATGCATCGCATAAGATAGGTAAGGGATCGGAGAAGTTTGCGATGCATGTGAAGGGGCTAGAGATAAGTGCATACGATTGCCACGCGTATATAGGGATGGCCCTAGCCTATGGGACGAGCCCTATAGGCGCCCATCACAAGGACGCTTGGTTCATCTCATACGAGATAAGGGAGGGCAGAGGTGTAGTTAGTGAGGAGAGGGCCAAGAAGCTGATATGGATGCAGAACGTAAGAGGAGGCTTCTTCGAAAGCGCTGCTGCTTGCAGATTACCCTGGGTAGAGGTCGGTTATGATCTCGAGTGGTATCCCAAGTTCCTGAAGGCAGCTACAGGACTGGACTACAGTTGGGATGACCTCCAAATAATAGCTAACAGGATCTACACACTTATGAGGGCGTTCTGGGTCAGGGAGAAGGGCGGATGGAACAGGTCCTTAGATACTCCTCCCGCGAAGTGGTTCGAGGAGCCTCAGACTAAGGGTCCTCTAGCCGGTAGCAAGCTCAACAGGGATGACTATGAGAAGATGCTGACTTGGTACTATGAGAACAGGGGATGGGATCAGAACGGTATCCCGAGGAAGAGTACCTTGAGGAGGCTAGGCCTCGATTGGGTCATACCGGAGCTGGAGAGGGTGGTCTCCCTCAACGAGTAG
- a CDS encoding radical SAM protein: MLDNPGDGIKIRASIGTLARIGIAQVKLEAYPRTAYLLLPGGCSGSCLFCPQWIKESRVSRVSWPEVELEYILNAQMLFERICIQSVLRRMFWEDLVKISSLFEIPVSISTNPVGERELLELRKNSQMIGIGIDAASSSLFEAIRRPGSFESYLKFFEKSLRIYGKGNVYVHLIAGLGEDLKDMVKIMSYIYDRGGAVALFAFTPVPGTPLQDREPPPITYYRFIQIVNYSLKEGIPLERIGSLDPDDYKEAFLTSGCPGCNRPFYNERPGGKLYNFPSRELLESRWEEVREEVRASLEYLRFLP; the protein is encoded by the coding sequence ATGCTCGATAATCCGGGAGATGGCATAAAAATAAGAGCCTCTATCGGAACTCTAGCGAGGATCGGAATAGCGCAAGTGAAATTGGAAGCCTATCCGAGGACAGCTTACCTCCTCCTCCCGGGAGGCTGTTCAGGTAGCTGTCTCTTCTGCCCTCAATGGATCAAGGAATCTCGAGTCTCAAGGGTGAGCTGGCCGGAGGTGGAATTGGAGTATATTTTGAACGCTCAAATGCTATTTGAGAGGATTTGTATACAATCCGTCCTGAGGAGGATGTTCTGGGAGGATTTAGTGAAAATTTCGTCACTCTTCGAGATCCCGGTATCCATCTCGACTAACCCGGTGGGGGAGAGGGAGCTCTTGGAACTGAGGAAGAACTCTCAAATGATAGGGATAGGAATAGACGCAGCTTCAAGCTCGTTATTCGAAGCGATTAGGAGGCCCGGATCCTTCGAATCCTATCTAAAATTCTTCGAGAAATCCTTGAGGATATACGGTAAGGGGAACGTTTACGTCCACCTGATAGCTGGATTGGGCGAGGATCTGAAGGATATGGTGAAGATCATGTCTTATATATACGATAGAGGAGGGGCAGTCGCTCTCTTCGCCTTCACTCCAGTCCCGGGGACCCCGCTTCAGGATAGAGAGCCCCCTCCGATAACTTACTACAGGTTCATCCAGATCGTCAATTACTCCCTGAAGGAGGGGATCCCACTCGAGAGGATTGGATCTCTGGATCCCGATGATTATAAGGAGGCCTTTCTGACATCTGGATGTCCGGGATGCAACAGGCCCTTCTACAACGAGAGGCCCGGCGGCAAGTTATACAATTTCCCATCTAGGGAGCTCCTGGAGTCGAGATGGGAGGAAGTGAGAGAGGAGGTGAGGGCATCTCTTGAATACCTCAGGTTTCTTCCCTAA
- a CDS encoding radical SAM protein, whose amino-acid sequence MNTSGFFPKGKFIEVSITGRACQLNCPICGGRWLEGMLGVNRPEDLVKLGISEWKRGARGILISGGYNREGKLPIQPFLWAIRELKRIGFIISVHTGPLDKKEAQDLGKAGVDIADFELMDENSARIAKGLNLSLEDYLRGMEDLSGEGIEVVPHIILGLPGSREGSLAGYIDIIRELKIRRTVILGFIPTPGTEFSDETAPSPETLRRAAEELRKVSRVSLGCMRAPWLKREYDRMLSGVVDRIANPHNSLNLERVEACCSIPEELIDRFI is encoded by the coding sequence TTGAATACCTCAGGTTTCTTCCCTAAGGGGAAGTTCATAGAGGTCAGCATAACCGGGAGAGCTTGCCAACTGAACTGCCCGATTTGCGGGGGGAGGTGGCTAGAGGGGATGCTCGGTGTGAATAGACCGGAGGATTTAGTTAAGCTAGGCATTTCTGAGTGGAAGAGGGGGGCCAGAGGGATTCTGATAAGCGGAGGATATAATAGAGAGGGGAAACTGCCTATTCAACCTTTCCTATGGGCTATAAGAGAGCTCAAGAGGATCGGTTTCATAATAAGCGTTCATACAGGTCCCCTGGATAAGAAGGAGGCTCAGGATCTAGGGAAGGCTGGAGTTGATATTGCAGATTTCGAGTTAATGGATGAAAACTCCGCTAGGATTGCGAAAGGGCTCAATCTTAGTCTCGAGGATTACCTGAGGGGGATGGAGGACCTCTCGGGGGAGGGGATAGAGGTAGTCCCCCACATAATATTGGGGCTCCCCGGCTCCAGGGAGGGCTCTCTAGCTGGGTATATCGATATCATAAGGGAACTTAAGATAAGGAGGACCGTCATTTTGGGGTTCATACCTACTCCAGGGACTGAGTTTTCGGATGAAACAGCCCCAAGCCCTGAGACCCTCAGGAGGGCAGCCGAGGAGTTGAGGAAGGTCTCGAGAGTGAGCTTAGGATGTATGAGGGCTCCCTGGCTAAAGAGAGAATATGATAGGATGCTCTCGGGCGTAGTGGATAGGATAGCGAACCCTCACAATTCCCTGAATCTGGAGAGAGTTGAAGCTTGCTGCTCCATCCCGGAGGAACTCATCGATAGGTTCATCTGA
- a CDS encoding TIGR04190 family B12-binding domain/radical SAM domain protein, producing MKLDVALIHPPSVYDFRKSPSYASMISEVIPSMYVFDMMPYGFLTLATYLEKNGLNVAIFNLAAKMLKDRSFDVEKYIKRIEADLFGIDLHWAVHAQGAIEIARIIKEIHPESKVVLGGLSSTYFRYEVIRYPFIDAILTGDSAELPLLRYIEEGPERTPNIIWKDGGKIRENPLSWIPESLDEFGIDHEFLLRNVKKTRDLAISSPFASFDEAPIAGVITMKGCPFNCITCGGSRFAYERAYMRRKLAIKSPEAIADEVEGIARISKMPIFFVGDLRIGGMGRVERVSKLLKELDLENELIFEFFTPPSKEVLGYIRRTSHSVYLQISPESPFEDIRRAFGRPYTNQSLEKMVSNSESLGFERLDLYFMVGLPFQRREQAISVADYFRKLREISKRLDSFVSPLAPFVDPGSRAYMDPGAFGYIITLRDFEDYRRALLSEHWMKSLNYETRWMNRREIAEASLDAYERLLAERYLQGIVDEEAYELAMERIKLDKLVLDRVERGIPIDDLKDRIDELARRSDARVKKGLSLYPTSGLAERIRNPILRALITLVR from the coding sequence TTGAAGCTGGACGTCGCTCTCATACACCCTCCGAGCGTCTATGACTTCAGGAAGAGCCCATCCTACGCCAGTATGATCAGTGAGGTAATTCCCTCCATGTACGTCTTCGATATGATGCCCTATGGATTCCTGACTCTAGCTACTTACCTCGAGAAGAACGGTCTCAACGTCGCAATATTTAACTTGGCCGCGAAGATGTTGAAGGACCGCTCCTTCGATGTTGAGAAGTACATCAAGAGGATAGAGGCTGATCTCTTCGGAATAGATCTTCACTGGGCTGTACATGCTCAGGGAGCGATAGAGATTGCTAGGATCATTAAGGAGATTCATCCGGAGAGTAAGGTCGTACTCGGTGGCCTCTCATCCACCTACTTCAGGTATGAGGTGATAAGATACCCCTTCATCGATGCCATCTTAACCGGAGATAGCGCGGAGCTCCCCCTCCTCAGGTACATAGAGGAGGGACCTGAGAGGACCCCGAATATCATTTGGAAGGATGGAGGAAAAATAAGGGAGAATCCATTGAGCTGGATCCCGGAATCCCTAGATGAATTCGGGATAGACCATGAGTTCCTCCTGAGGAATGTCAAGAAGACGAGGGATCTCGCTATAAGCTCCCCCTTCGCATCCTTCGATGAGGCCCCTATAGCTGGCGTTATAACGATGAAAGGCTGCCCTTTCAACTGCATCACATGCGGCGGATCCAGATTCGCATATGAGAGGGCTTACATGAGGAGGAAACTCGCTATAAAGTCTCCAGAGGCAATAGCTGATGAGGTAGAGGGAATAGCGAGGATATCTAAGATGCCTATATTCTTCGTAGGTGATCTGAGGATTGGTGGAATGGGGAGGGTCGAGAGAGTATCCAAGCTCCTGAAGGAGCTCGACCTGGAGAATGAGCTCATCTTCGAATTCTTCACTCCACCATCTAAGGAGGTCTTAGGATACATAAGGAGGACTTCTCACTCCGTCTACCTACAGATATCCCCAGAGAGTCCCTTTGAGGACATTAGGAGGGCATTCGGGAGACCCTACACGAACCAATCATTGGAGAAGATGGTATCTAACTCCGAATCTCTGGGGTTCGAGAGGCTCGACCTTTACTTCATGGTGGGCCTCCCTTTCCAGAGGAGGGAGCAAGCCATCTCTGTTGCTGATTACTTCAGGAAGCTCAGGGAGATTTCTAAGAGATTGGATTCTTTCGTTTCTCCATTAGCACCTTTCGTCGATCCTGGGAGCAGGGCTTATATGGATCCGGGGGCCTTCGGATATATTATAACTCTGAGGGATTTCGAGGATTATAGGAGAGCCCTCCTCTCCGAGCATTGGATGAAGTCCCTCAATTATGAGACCAGATGGATGAACAGGAGGGAGATAGCTGAGGCATCGCTCGATGCATATGAGAGATTGCTCGCCGAGAGGTACCTCCAGGGGATCGTTGATGAGGAGGCTTATGAGCTAGCCATGGAGAGGATAAAGCTCGATAAACTCGTCCTAGATAGGGTTGAGAGGGGAATTCCCATAGATGATTTGAAGGATAGGATCGATGAATTAGCGCGGAGATCAGATGCTAGGGTTAAGAAGGGGCTCTCCCTATATCCTACGAGCGGATTAGCCGAGAGGATCAGGAACCCCATCTTAAGGGCCCTCATAACTTTAGTCAGATGA
- a CDS encoding FHA domain-containing protein, protein MSELTQGLRKLRLSMIPMLLSGISLALAHTPQVLPNEYSIPVLIASAFLCIVSLAFFTMGISSICESLGEIFCKLRRLFKYLTPALLIFTSISVFYGVESPIGIEGLVSKPPLLIAAIFFIILLLLMAYSFIKLSSLLGSRSMMLGSAMIIPSPFAAITGYDTGVIMGSALGIIGSLILMLTLTRLIRAEIEVVEAEEAPQEYEEEPEEVSKLEEIPKRPLEVPRRRPVEVPRREEIYEGIHVRAEEKRARLLGPNGLTIELELGVRAFGRRDFVGYVPEEDLDYISRRHFEIKGTKEGYFIRDLGSLNGTWVNGNRIGREFVKLVNGAVIDVAEVARLRFSYESEDLGVPEI, encoded by the coding sequence ATGAGCGAGCTCACCCAAGGGTTGAGGAAGCTGAGGCTCTCAATGATACCAATGCTCCTCTCTGGAATCTCCCTAGCTTTAGCTCACACCCCCCAAGTACTACCGAATGAGTACTCAATCCCAGTCCTAATAGCTTCAGCTTTCCTCTGCATAGTATCGCTAGCCTTTTTCACTATGGGGATAAGTAGCATATGTGAATCATTGGGGGAGATCTTCTGCAAGTTGAGGAGGCTCTTCAAATACTTGACACCCGCTCTCCTGATCTTCACTTCTATCTCAGTCTTCTATGGGGTAGAAAGCCCCATCGGAATAGAAGGACTGGTATCGAAACCACCTCTACTAATAGCGGCGATATTTTTCATAATCCTCCTCCTGTTAATGGCATACTCATTCATAAAGCTCAGCTCATTGTTGGGCTCAAGATCCATGATGCTCGGATCCGCAATGATAATTCCATCCCCGTTCGCAGCAATAACTGGCTATGACACAGGCGTGATCATGGGATCGGCATTGGGAATAATAGGATCGCTGATACTCATGCTCACCCTGACTAGACTCATAAGGGCTGAGATAGAAGTTGTAGAGGCTGAGGAGGCTCCGCAGGAATATGAAGAAGAGCCCGAGGAAGTTTCTAAGTTAGAGGAAATCCCGAAGAGGCCACTGGAGGTCCCTAGGAGGAGACCGGTGGAGGTTCCTAGGAGGGAGGAGATATACGAAGGGATTCATGTAAGGGCTGAGGAGAAGAGAGCCAGATTATTGGGGCCAAACGGATTAACAATAGAGCTCGAGCTCGGTGTCAGAGCTTTCGGTAGGAGGGATTTCGTAGGATACGTCCCGGAGGAGGATCTGGACTACATATCGAGGAGGCACTTCGAGATCAAGGGGACGAAGGAAGGATATTTCATAAGGGATCTGGGGAGCTTAAATGGGACTTGGGTTAACGGGAACAGGATAGGAAGGGAATTCGTTAAGTTAGTCAATGGAGCTGTCATAGATGTCGCTGAGGTCGCTAGACTCAGGTTCTCATACGAATCGGAGGACCTGGGTGTGCCCGAGATATGA
- a CDS encoding protein kinase domain-containing protein, with protein sequence MNRGSLGKVDKYTLIRMLREGGFSKVFLARRERELVVVKLPKDDELSRYLLAEEAEILEEVSKPVPHENIVGFIEWIPEASALVEEYVPGPTLREAFSGRIATQGDAIRVALGCLSALERIHSLGIAHGDIKPENIILPKPLHPVLIDMGVARRFGSKSLAATLGWSAPEFLKGEVSPESDIYSVGALLLFMLTGRDPPEDPSSIKVPNNISDNLKYVLERSLNPEPWGRFGSASEMSLALMGRKLPQGEGPRLVIQGKVINLTSKITIGRIKRQGGTGNADVCLQEIGNRRLLPPGPPLGWVEISKVGGEFWISDMGAPGGVWIQEGMSWKRVMDYPLKHGQLISIGLRVKGRMALPYVLGRFYSR encoded by the coding sequence ATGAATAGGGGATCCTTAGGGAAAGTAGATAAATACACGCTGATAAGAATGCTGAGAGAAGGGGGATTCTCGAAGGTATTCCTGGCGAGGAGGGAAAGGGAGCTAGTAGTAGTGAAGCTCCCTAAGGATGATGAGCTATCGAGGTACCTCCTAGCCGAGGAGGCTGAGATACTGGAGGAGGTCTCAAAGCCAGTGCCTCACGAAAACATCGTCGGATTCATAGAGTGGATCCCCGAAGCCTCAGCTCTCGTCGAGGAGTACGTCCCCGGCCCGACGTTGAGGGAAGCATTCTCAGGGAGGATTGCAACGCAGGGAGATGCCATCAGAGTTGCTCTAGGATGCCTCTCAGCATTAGAGAGGATACATTCATTGGGGATCGCTCATGGTGACATTAAGCCGGAAAACATAATACTTCCTAAGCCATTGCATCCCGTCCTAATCGATATGGGAGTCGCTAGGAGGTTCGGAAGCAAATCTTTAGCTGCTACATTGGGATGGAGCGCCCCGGAATTCCTAAAGGGGGAAGTTTCCCCGGAGTCAGATATATATTCAGTTGGGGCACTCCTCCTCTTCATGTTAACCGGAAGGGATCCTCCTGAGGACCCTTCATCCATAAAGGTCCCAAATAACATCTCCGACAACCTCAAGTATGTCTTGGAGAGATCCCTCAATCCGGAGCCATGGGGGAGATTCGGGAGCGCTAGTGAGATGTCCCTGGCCCTCATGGGGAGGAAACTGCCCCAAGGAGAGGGGCCGAGACTCGTTATCCAAGGTAAAGTAATAAATTTGACCTCAAAGATAACGATAGGGAGGATAAAGAGGCAGGGAGGCACTGGAAATGCCGATGTCTGCCTCCAGGAGATAGGGAACAGGAGGCTCTTACCCCCAGGCCCGCCTCTCGGGTGGGTTGAGATATCTAAGGTAGGCGGGGAGTTCTGGATAAGCGATATGGGCGCACCTGGAGGAGTGTGGATTCAGGAGGGGATGAGCTGGAAGAGGGTAATGGACTATCCCCTCAAGCACGGTCAACTGATATCTATAGGGCTCAGAGTCAAGGGGAGGATGGCCCTTCCTTATGTCTTGGGTAGGTTCTATTCACGCTGA
- a CDS encoding Mrp/NBP35 family ATP-binding protein — translation MKSEGSTQSKELESLKYVKRKIAVMSGKGGVGKTTVSVNIAAELARRGYSVGIMDTDLTGPNVPRAIGLLGSQVYVEENKLIPVEGPLGIKAISLGFMIEDEDAVIWRGPLKAKAIQELVEGTKWGNLDFLVVDLPPGTGDEPLSVMQLIPLDGIVIVTTPQKIALMDVRRAIRMAKAMNIKVLGLIENMSYFKCGSEKIKIFGEGGGRKLAEEEGVPFLGEIPIDPKVVELTDEGKPIVMEDPESPVAKAFSEIVDRMLAQIG, via the coding sequence ATGAAGAGTGAGGGATCGACGCAATCTAAAGAGCTGGAGAGCCTGAAATATGTCAAGAGAAAGATAGCTGTGATGAGCGGGAAGGGAGGAGTCGGTAAGACCACTGTCTCCGTGAACATAGCAGCTGAACTCGCTAGGAGGGGTTATTCCGTCGGCATAATGGATACGGACCTCACGGGACCTAACGTCCCTAGGGCCATCGGTCTACTGGGCTCCCAAGTATATGTCGAGGAGAACAAGCTGATCCCTGTAGAAGGTCCTTTAGGGATAAAGGCCATTTCACTGGGGTTCATGATAGAGGACGAAGATGCTGTCATATGGAGAGGACCTCTTAAGGCCAAAGCGATACAGGAATTAGTGGAAGGTACAAAATGGGGGAATTTGGATTTTCTGGTGGTAGATCTCCCGCCTGGAACAGGAGATGAACCATTGAGCGTGATGCAGCTCATCCCTCTCGATGGCATCGTTATAGTGACCACTCCTCAGAAGATCGCCCTGATGGATGTCAGGAGGGCGATAAGGATGGCTAAGGCTATGAACATAAAGGTCCTCGGTCTAATAGAGAACATGAGCTACTTCAAATGCGGTAGTGAGAAGATCAAGATATTCGGGGAAGGTGGCGGCAGGAAGCTCGCGGAGGAGGAGGGAGTCCCCTTCCTCGGTGAGATCCCAATAGATCCGAAAGTTGTTGAGCTAACTGATGAGGGTAAGCCCATAGTGATGGAGGATCCCGAGAGCCCTGTAGCTAAGGCATTCAGCGAAATAGTTGATAGGATGCTCGCTCAGATCGGATGA